The Brassica napus cultivar Da-Ae chromosome C3 unlocalized genomic scaffold, Da-Ae chrC03_Random_8, whole genome shotgun sequence genome has a window encoding:
- the LOC125594725 gene encoding uncharacterized protein LOC125594725 encodes MFRIPGAGGQLIASWDLCEDKHTPKFQELRYHFLPEPTEAEREVMDTCLTSEHMVESQSTGETFLVKCFRQTMDGIAVLQTKGVMAFRVTPKGNSVYTQDIVDLTIFISKAEAFCVRASSFPGVSPNHVYILDVMEISFFKLPDSSITTLTERIMSLTFSTSKYRILSLGLS; translated from the coding sequence ATGTTTCGCATACCTGGAGCTGGCGGCCAACTCATTGCATCATGGGATCTCTGCGAAGACAAGCACACACCCAAGTTTCAGGAGTTGCGATATCATTTTCTTCCAGAGCCGACCGAAGCAGAACGTGAGGTTATGGATACATGTCTCACGAGCGAACACATGGTGGAATCACAATCCACAGGTGAAACCTTTTTGGTCAAGTGTTTCAGACAGACTATGGACGGTATTGCCGTATTGCAAACAAAAGGTGTAATGGCGTTCAGGGTAACCCCCAAGGGAAATTCAGTGTACACTCAAGACATTGTAGATCTCACCATTTTCATCTCAAAGGCTGAAGCATTCTGTGTCCGTGCTAGCTCGTTTCCTGGCGTGAGCCCTAACCATGTCTATATCTTGGATGTCATGGAGATTTCATTTTTCAAGCTTCCTGATTCTTCCATCACAACTCTTACTGAAAGAATCATGTCCCTTACGTTTTCCACCtcaaaatatagaatattaAGTTTGGGATTGAGTTGA